Part of the Clostridium botulinum genome is shown below.
TATTTTTTTGTATTTTTAATTATTCAACAACCTAAGGTTTTTTATTAAAAAATCAGGTATCAATGTTAAATGTTAATAGTAATTCACTATATGTTAAAGTGTTAGATCCAAGGTAATTGAGGAACATTAACAATTCGCCACTGCCATTATTGACATCATAGCTTTAATACCTTAATATCGGTATTAAGATATAGATAGGTTTATACAGAAGGAATTAATACATAGAATCCCATTACAAATAGCAAAGGATTTAGTAGCAGTATGTAAGGATAAAAAATGGGGAGCTATAAATAAACAAGGTAAATATGGTATTATGGATATTAAAGGAAAGTATAAAATTCCTCTTAAATATAATGAAATGAAATATATTTGCAAGAATTATTATGCAGCAAAGAAAGATAGTAAGTGGGGAATTATTGATATTAATGATAGAGTAATTAAACCCTTTGAATATGATAATGCAGCCGTAGTTGAACTAAAAGAAAAGTCTAGATATCAAGTGTTTCTAATTAAAAACAAAAGAGCTAGTTAATAATGAAGATAGCGAAAAAGTTATTTTAATATGAGCTGCCAGGTATCTATCACTTCAAGCAAAACACTAGTTTTTAAACTGGTGTTTTATTTGATTATAAAGAATATATTAGACAAATATTGTGCAATCGGTGCCAGGCACTTGTGGAATTCTAATTAAAAAACTACTATCAATTAAAAAGATTTTAGATAGATATGGGATATGGTATAATTAAGCTTATGGTGTTAGTATAAAGTAGTGGACACATTGAGTCGAACTAAGTAAAATAATATTTAGTTAAGAAAGGATGTGTCTACCATGGGGAAGGGCAAAAGATATGATCAAGAATATAAAGATATGATAGTAGACCTATACAAAACAGGGATGAGCTTAACAGAGCTAAATAGCGAATATGGCATTGCAAAATCAACAATTAACGGCTGGATAAAAGATGTTAAGGAAGTAAAAATAGATGATAATGAAGTCATGACATTAAAAGAAGTTAAAGCTCTAAAAAAAGAAATGGCAAAAATTAAAGAGGAAAATGAAATATTAAAAAAAGCTATGGCCATATTTGCAACAAGAAATTAAATCAAGTAATAGAATTTATAGATAGTAATAAAAACAACCATGATATTAAGACTATGTGTACCGTTCTAGGCGTAGCCAGAAGCACATATTATAAATCTTTTGATAAAACTAAATCTGCAAGAGAAGTAGAAAATGAGGGACTAAAATCAGCTATTAAAAGGATATACAAAGAGAATAAAGGAATATACGGTGCTCCTAGGATTCATCATATACTTGGTACACAAGGGTTTAATGTATCCTTGAAGAGAGTTCAAAGAAAAATGACTGAACTTGGTCTTTGTGCAATAACTGTAAAAAAATACAAACCTCATTCAAGTAAAAAGCCAGCAGAAGGATTAGAAAACGTTTTAAAAAGAGATTTTACTACTACTTCTATCAATGAAAAGTGGGTAGGAGATATTACATATATTCATACTATCAAAAATGGTTGGTGTTATTTAGCTTCAGTTCTAGATTTACATTCTAAAAAAATAATTGGCTACGCTTTCAATAAGAGAATGACTAATGATTTAGTTACCAAAGCCTTGAAAAATGCTTATTACAATCAATCTCCTGATAAAGATAAGCAACTAATATTCCATAGCGATTTAGGCTCTCAATATACTAGTAATGATTTAAAAGCACTATGCAAAGATTTTAATATTATACAATCATTTAGTAAAAAAGGTTGTCCCTATGACAATGCTTGCATAGAATCTTTCCATTCATCAATAAAAAAAGAAGAAATATATAGAAATACATACCGTACCTTCCAAGAAGCTAATAGAGCTATCTTTAAATATATTGAAGGTTGGTATAACAGAAAAAGACTACACTCCTCTATTAATTACATGACTCCAGATCAATGTGAATTATTAGCTAGAAGTGTAGCATAAAAAAGTTTGACTTTTCGTGTCCATGATATTGACATAAGACCATTAATTATATTACTACAAGGAGGATTTAAAATGAGATATGGTTTATTAAGTCCTAAAGTTGATTTTGTATTTAAAAAGATATTTGGTAATGAAAAACATCCAGAAATATTAATTTCTTTTTTAAATGCAGTAATGAAGCCGGAAAATCCAATTAAAAGTGTTAAAATACGAAATTCAGATATAGAGAAAGAGCACATAGAAGATAAATATAGCAGGCTAGATATAAAAGCAACTACAAATAATGGTGAAGAAGTAAATATAGAAATTCAAGTAAAAAACGAATACAACATGATAAGAAGAAGCCTTTATTATTGGAGCAAAATGTATGAGGGGCAACTTACTGAAGGAGATAATTACAATAGATTATCAAAAACAGTTTGTATAAATATATTAGATTTCAAATATCTAAAAAATAATAGATTTCACAATGGATATAGATTAAAGGAAATAACAACCAATGAAGAATTAACAGATATTGAGGAAATACATTTTATAGAACTTCCTAAAATGAAAGAGGCAAATGAAAATGAGGAAGTTACAGATATGCTAGAAGCGTGGATTGAGTTTATAAATAATCCATCAAGTGATGTTGTTAAAAAACTTGAAATGAATGTACGAGAAATAAAAGAAGCAAAGGAAGAACTTGTTCGATTAAGTAGCGACAAAGATGAAGTTCAGCTTTATGAGCAAAGAAAATTTGCAATACTAGATAGAGTAAGCGACCTTGAAAATGCTGAAGAAAAGGGAAAAGAAATAGGAAAACAAGAAGGTTTAAGAGAAGGAAGAAAAGAAGGAGTTAAAAAAGGTAAAATAGAAGTTGCAAAAAATCTCTTAGATGTCTTAGATGTAGAAACTATTGCGGCTAAGACGGGACTATCTGTAGAGGAAGTAAAGGAGTTAAAGTCAAAGAAGCAAGACTTATAGAAGAGGAAAAATAGAAAATATCACCTCTGGATAAAGGTAACCATCTTGCAATCGGTGCCAGGCACTTGTCGAATTAGGAATTAATTGATACATGATAATAAACCACAAGGATGAAATTGTCAAAGAATTTCATCCTTGTGGTTTTACTAAATAATTTAACTAAACCATTTTACATGATTTACAATTAAATTCATAAAATGGTATAATTGACACAAAACACCCCATGCTTTTGTTAATCTTGCAAGAAAAGCGTTATTAATATCTTAATCAAATGATTCATAATATCATTTGATTGATAGATGTTTTTGAAAAAACTTTACACCTTTTATACACTTCAATTGTTATACATTATGAGGGGAGATAATGTAGCGCTTAAAGCTGTAAGGTATATTTATTTGATTTTTTATTTATATGTTTAAAGATTTAATTTATCAGGGGGTATTATAATGGGTTTAAAATTATTGAATGTTACGAAATCCTATGGAAACAATGTAGTGCTGGACGACATTAACCTTAAACTTGAAAATGGTATTTATGGATTTTTAGGGGCTAATGGTGTTGGAAAAACCACTCTATTTAAAATAATTAGTGGATTTTTAACGGAGTATAAAGGAAAGGTAGTTTATCCAAAGCTTAATGATAAAAATGAAACTTTATTAGGTTTCCTGCCACAAAGTTTTACTGGTTATCCAGATATGACTGTGCAGGAATTTTTAAAGTACATAGGAAGTATTAAGTGTAATCTCGCGCAAAATATCATTAATAAAGACATTGATGAAAAACTAGATTTGTTTGGTTTAACAGATTTCAAAAGTAAGAAACTTAAAACTTTATCTGGAGGGCAACTAAGAAGAGTAGGTCTTGCTCAAGCTTTTTTATTAAATCCTAAAATTGTAATGCTTGATGAACCTACAACAGGCTTAGATCCAACAGAAAGAATAAAGTTTAAAAATTACATTTCAGAGTTTTCTAGAGAACAAACAATATTAGTTTCTACTCATATTGTTAGTGATTTAGAATTTATATCAAAAGAAATATTCATATTAAAAGATGGTAACTTTGTAATGAGGGGAACTGAGAAACAATTAGTTGAACGCTGTAATAATCTTGTGTGGGAAGCAAGTTTTAAAAATGAAATGGAATTACATAACCTATTAAAGGATTATACTATTTCAATGATTTATGATGATGGTGGAATAACAAAAGCTAGAGTTATAAGTGATAAACCTCCTGTGACCAATGCCGTAAATGTAGTTCCAACTTTAAATGACATATATCTTTTTAACTTTAAAAAGGAGGCACAATCCAATGCTAAATGAGCTTAAAAAATTTACAAGTAAGCTTCATATAAAGATTTTAATTTTGGTTGTTATTATAGCATCAATTGCTGTACCTATAGAGTGTATTAAGAATTTTTATGCAATGAAATCTGGGAAGACCAATAGTGTTGAAGGTAAAGCTGCAATTCCATTACTAAAAGAACGATATGAAAATTCTAAAGGTATTCTTACAATAGATAAACTTAATAAGGCTTTAAAATACTATAAGTCAAAGTCAGATGCTGATACAGCATATGTAGAAACAGGTATTAAGTATCCAGGAATTTTCAGTTTAATGGAAAAAGCTTATATAGCTGATTATACAAAAGAATCAGCTATATTCCATAAACTAAAGAATATGAATGATTTTTACACTAGAAATATAAATTTAATTACCAAAGACTTAAATCATTCAGAAAATATCTATGAACCCTGGGAAAAAAATATTATTCTTAAAAAAGCAAAAACTATTGATAAACCATTCAATGTTGATTTTAGTAAACACTGGGAGTATATATATAAAAATTTTATGATTTGTTTTATGCTAATTGCCATTTCTGCAATTGTAATAGGTTCTCGATTATTCTCCTATGAAAAAGATAAAAATATGGATATTTTATTGGTTTCCCTTGGAGATAACTCTCTTAAAAAAATTGGAAAAAACAAAATAAAAGCATTACTTATTTTTTTAACAGTTGAACTTTTGATAAGTGTAATTATAATATCTATTATAATGTTTTCAAATACTGGGCTCAGTGCTTGGAATAGTCAGATTCAAATTCAATATTTTACTTCTATATATAATTTAACCTTTGGTGAAGCATATTTATTAATTATATTCACTGGATGGATTAGTATTTTAGCAATAGGAATGTTTACTGCAACATTAAATGCCTTTACACAAAAATCTTATGTAACATTAATCCTTGGAGTTCTCATAACATTTGTTCCTATGATTGTTGCAAGATTAAATGCATTTCCAGTTATTATAACAAAGTTCTTTAAGATTCAACCAATAAATGGATTTTCTATCATTGAAAATTTAGAATCCCTTCAAATATTTAATTTCATATTTTTCAATACACTTACCATGACAGCTATTATTATTAACGCTATTATAATTTTAGGAATTTGCACAGTTATATCACCTCGCTTATTTAGTACCAAAATAAAAAATGCATAAAACATGTTTATTATTATTCGGTGAAAGTTCATTGAAGAAATAAATGAAAGTACTTATAATACTGTACTTGCATTAAGAAGGAGGTACATTATGTTTTCTGAAATGAAGAAGTTTTATAAAAATACAGCTATAGTAATTTCCTTTGCTTTAGCACTAGTATTTGCAATAGGTATGCCTATTTTATTTATATATGATTATACAAGTTATGACTATTCTGTTGGAAGAGAAGTTGTAATAAAAGGTGTTAAGGGGATTAATTATAAAAAAGAACAGATAAAAAAGGTTTCTGGAATTTTGGATACAGATAAATTGAATAAGGCTCTTGATTTTTATAAATCTCAACCTAAAGGAGCTGCTGCATATTTTAAGATGCAAGATAAATATCCTAGGATTTACTTCTTTTTAAAGGATGCATATGCCCCTTATGGAAGAGGAAATACATTTGATATTAACAACATACCAAATGCTAATGATTTTTATAATAGAAACATAGAAAAAGTAAAAGAAAAGATAAATTTATTTTATAAAAAGGATATTTCTACAAGTGAAGAAAAAGAATTACTAAACAGAGCATCTAATATAAGTAAACCTTATAATGTTGAATTTCTTGGACAGTGGCCAATTTTAATTAAATCTTTACTATTTGTATATATATTTATAATTTTATCCGGAATTTTAATATCAAATCAGCTTTTCTCATTCGAGAAAGAAAATAATATGGATATTATA
Proteins encoded:
- a CDS encoding WG repeat-containing protein produces the protein MDIKGKYKIPLKYNEMKYICKNYYAAKKDSKWGIIDINDRVIKPFEYDNAAVVELKEKSRYQVFLIKNKRAS
- a CDS encoding IS3 family transposase (programmed frameshift), whose protein sequence is MGKGKRYDQEYKDMIVDLYKTGMSLTELNSEYGIAKSTINGWIKDVKEVKIDDNEVMTLKEVKALKKEMAKIKEENEILKKGYGHICNKKLNQVIEFIDSNKNNHDIKTMCTVLGVARSTYYKSFDKTKSAREVENEGLKSAIKRIYKENKGIYGAPRIHHILGTQGFNVSLKRVQRKMTELGLCAITVKKYKPHSSKKPAEGLENVLKRDFTTTSINEKWVGDITYIHTIKNGWCYLASVLDLHSKKIIGYAFNKRMTNDLVTKALKNAYYNQSPDKDKQLIFHSDLGSQYTSNDLKALCKDFNIIQSFSKKGCPYDNACIESFHSSIKKEEIYRNTYRTFQEANRAIFKYIEGWYNRKRLHSSINYMTPDQCELLARSVA
- a CDS encoding Rpn family recombination-promoting nuclease/putative transposase → MRYGLLSPKVDFVFKKIFGNEKHPEILISFLNAVMKPENPIKSVKIRNSDIEKEHIEDKYSRLDIKATTNNGEEVNIEIQVKNEYNMIRRSLYYWSKMYEGQLTEGDNYNRLSKTVCINILDFKYLKNNRFHNGYRLKEITTNEELTDIEEIHFIELPKMKEANENEEVTDMLEAWIEFINNPSSDVVKKLEMNVREIKEAKEELVRLSSDKDEVQLYEQRKFAILDRVSDLENAEEKGKEIGKQEGLREGRKEGVKKGKIEVAKNLLDVLDVETIAAKTGLSVEEVKELKSKKQDL
- a CDS encoding ATP-binding cassette domain-containing protein, with translation MGLKLLNVTKSYGNNVVLDDINLKLENGIYGFLGANGVGKTTLFKIISGFLTEYKGKVVYPKLNDKNETLLGFLPQSFTGYPDMTVQEFLKYIGSIKCNLAQNIINKDIDEKLDLFGLTDFKSKKLKTLSGGQLRRVGLAQAFLLNPKIVMLDEPTTGLDPTERIKFKNYISEFSREQTILVSTHIVSDLEFISKEIFILKDGNFVMRGTEKQLVERCNNLVWEASFKNEMELHNLLKDYTISMIYDDGGITKARVISDKPPVTNAVNVVPTLNDIYLFNFKKEAQSNAK